The following is a genomic window from Pseudopipra pipra isolate bDixPip1 chromosome 2, bDixPip1.hap1, whole genome shotgun sequence.
AACTGTGCTGGGAGATTTTGAACTTTTGATCAGCGTTCTGGTAGCTGCCGTGGAagtttttcagatttctgtAGTCAGAGATACTGCCTTAAACCTTTCCAGTGGAAATTTATCATCTTATTTTGTCTTCCTCTTGTTCTTCCTCTGTGACTTTCAGTGATTGGGGTCTTTCGCCTGTCACGTTGCTTCCCCTCTcgcaggctgcagagctgcctatATTAGGAAATGCGGCCGAGCTTGACACTGGTGTCAAGGAGCAGAGGTGAAAAACTGCGGGGGTTGCGGTGAGCCCCGTCCTGCCCACCCGCTCGGGACGGCGGATCTGTGTGTGCAGCCGAGCCTGGGCCGCTGCCCCCCTCCCCGCTGCTCCCCTTCCCGTTGCCGCGCCCGCCGAGCTGGAAATCCCCGCCAAGGAAAGCACGTTCTACGGGCGGGTTTCCCCGCCGGCCAGCAGGAAAGTACCCAAGATCCCTGGTGCTGTCAAGGGCCGGGGCCTCCCTTCCCCTCAGCGCTGCGACCCGACCGAGCACCGCCCCCGCGTCCAgggccccgcaccgccccgggggccgctcccgccgcccggCGGCGCTCGCTCgcgggggaaggggaaggggaagggcagGGTCCCGTCCGGCCCCGCCTGCGCCCGGCGGCCGCCGGGACTTCCCGGTGCGACGCTGCGGCCGGAGTTTCCCGGGCGGGGCGGTGCCGGTGGGGGGCTTGTTTCCCCCCgctccctgccaggcaccgCATATAGGCTGGGGCGCTGGGGCGCGCTGCGGGGCCCGCCTGGAGGCCGTGAGTACtggggaggcgggggggggagATGGGACGGGCAGATGGGACGGGCGGGCCCGGGACGGGCCTGGGACGGGCCCAGGCGAGAGGGCGCTGCCActgggggggcagtgggggtTGGCTGCGCCTGTGCCTGTCCCCGTCTCCGGTGTGGCGGAGGAGCCCCGGGGTGGCTGAGGGTCCTGTGCCGCCCCAGGCCGTGGAGGGGAGCGTGGCAGCCTTGCTGGATCGGCTCGGGCGAGGCCTGGCGAAGCCAGGGAGGGACCAGGGGGCATGGGGACGTGcggctgtggctgctgggggtGCGGCCACGGACAGACCCCGCCGGGCGCCTTCAGGTGCTCTAGATGTGTGCCCTTAGCGCAGGGGGCTGTTTTCGTAGTGCTGTGTCATGATGACTGTTTTGAGCCTTTCCTGGAAGAACTTTTTAGGAACCGATGCTCCATACCAGACtgttaaatatataattttgtatttattcacatatacaaatataaaaacttTGTATTTGGCCTTACCTGAATTTTTGGCGAAGTTTAGATTTGCTGATGTCCTGTAAGTCAAATATAATTGGCTTCACGTAAATTAAAATTTCCAGTGCTCTTTAAGTCAGTGTTATAAAACTGGACCTTCACGTTTGAGAATCTGCAAGTTTAAACCAATTTAAATGGTTGCAGCTTTAGTACAGGATCTTACCTTTAATTATACAGCTGGTGATTAAGTAGACCAATTAATCCATCTGCCAGAAAAATTCTGCTCGTGGATTAAACAGttttgcatgtgtgtcagtaaCAGGGAAATTAAGTGTGTAAAATCCACTCCATATCACAGTGTAATGTTGACTCCCTGAAACTTTCTAGCTAACATGacacaggctgagaaagttggggctgttcagcctagagaagagaaggttgcatAGAGACCtcatagcagccttccagtatctaaagGGAGCCTACAGAGAGGCCAAAGGTTctgtcaggaactgtagtgatagggcaaggagtaatgggtacaaattgaaggaggggaaatttaggttagatattaggaagaaattctgtactgtgagggtggtgagacactgaaacaggttgcccagggacATTGTAGACACCCCacccctggcagtgttcaaggccaggttggatgtggctctgagcaacctggtctaatgggAGGTGTCCTTGCCTATGGCAGGAGGgattgggactagatgatctttaaggcccaTTCCAACTCTTAAAGTTCTGTGATTACAAAAAAGCTTATGTTGTTTTAATTTGTGTAATTTCTGTTTGCATAGACATTGCATGCACCTAattttgtatattttgaaaCACTCGTCTCTTTCTTTCTTACAGATTTTGTTCCACCTAAAAGAATTAGATGATTGAAACTACAGATACTTACAATTTCTTCTTGAGAACAGTCAGTATCAATATGGAGGCGTAGACACCTTAATAGGGACTTCAGTCTGAACTCTGGGAGGTAGTTCTgtgcagaaataaagaaactaAGGCatcaattttattattttttttttaatctggggGTTCTGTTTACTCTGCCGTAAACATGGCGTGGAGAAAAAACTTAATTCAACTGTATAAAGCATCAGAATGTCCCGACACAAGGCAGTTAATTTATGTTACATTTGATAACTCTGTACTTGTAACTCAGGCACCAGGTTAAAACTGAAATGATTTGTTAATTCAGTGCTGACACCGTTTTGACAGAAAAGCTGGGGCTATCCCAGATTTGTTAACAGAGAGAGTTCATCCTTGTCAGAGGCAGTGTATAGGATTTGTTTCTCTAATAGCTGAGTATTCAATACATGTGGAGTTGTGTATAGACTAACTTCTTTAGTCTTAACAACTTGTTACATCAATATGCAGAAGTTGAGAAGTTTTTTTGGGAGCCAGTAGTTGCAAATATACCAGTTCAGTAATGTCAGTTCTGGGTCTCTATTTTTTGTATGCCCTTTGAACTTGATAAACCCTACTTTTCAGGTTCCTAATGAGGTTTTCAAACTAAAATCTATACATGCATATAAGCTACATATTTATCAGCTGTCTAGTGTGAAATCTAGTTCTTAAATCACTTAACATATGTTCTGGATAAGAACAATATTGTTTTAGTTGCCCCCAGTTTTAGTTTCTTTATTGACAAAGGATTAGTAAACCCTTTTGaggtttttcctgttttaatcCCACCTCCACTAGCCTGACAAATTGGTACTGCTCTCCCAGATATGCAAAAGAATGAAAGCATGTGATGCTTACATGATTCAAGGGAAATTCCTTTTCAACATGCTTTCTTCAATTGTTAAAATGGGATGAGGCAGCTTTTTGCACTGAAAGCAGTTTTGTAAACTAAACTACAAGAACTTCCCAAATGTTAAAAGGCTTTTAATCACGAGGCAGATTCTATTCATTTGCTCATTTGAAGTTACACATTAAAGTATTTATTGCTTTTGTACAGGCGGGGATTATTCCAAATTGCCTTTCATGCACACAACTACCTCCCAGAGGAAGACTTGTCCCATTTTTCCAAAACCAGTCCATTATGAATATAGTGGAAGATAGCCCTTTCTTGGCTAGCATCATGAggcacagtgctgtgtgtgGTGAACTGAAGTATGACCTATCGTGTGAGCTCTACAGAATGTCAACGTTTTCTGCTTTCCCCGTTAACATGCCGGTATCAGAACGGAGTCTTGCCCGGGCTGGGTTTTATTACACTGGTGTGCAGGATAAAGTTAAGTGCTTCAGTTGTGGCTTAACACTGGATAACTGGCAACCAGGAGATAATGCTATGGAAAAACATAAAGAGCTCTGTCCTGGCTGCAGTTTTGTTCAAAGCATGCTTTCAGTTAACAACCGCGGACTGTCGTCTCGTTCTGCCTTTTTGCCCTCAGTTACAAACAGTCTCTCACCATCTCTGCGTTCCATATCGCTTTCTCCAAGTTTAGAACAAGTTGGATATTTCAGTGGctctttttccagttttcctcaAGACCCAGTAACTACTAGGGCAGCTGAAGACCTTTCATTCTTCAGACATAAGCTTTACAATCCTTCTATGAGTACAGAAGAGGCTAGGCTACGCACCTTTCACTCATGGCCACTGACGTTTCTCTCACCCACTGATCTGGCAAAGGCTGGACTTTATTACTTGGGGACAGCAGACAAAGTTGCTTGTTTTACCTGCGGTGGTCAGCTGTGTAACTGGGAACCGAAAGATAATGCTGTGTCAGAGCACCGGAGGCACTATCCAAACTGTTCTTTTGTGGAAAACCTCACCCGAGACCAGCCAAGTTTCAATGTTTCAAATGTGAGCATGCAAACCCATGAGGCACGTGTTAAAACATTCATCAATTGGCCAACCAGAATTCCAGTTCAGCCCGAACAGCTTGCAGATGCTGGCTTTTACTATGTAGGTAAGAAAAACAGACTGCTCCGGTTTTATTCATGCAGCTATGTCAGCATTTACTTTTAGGTAAATTGTGTGAACGTTTGCCACATATTTtgccttgttctttttttaaagggcGCAATGATGATGTCAAGTGTTTTTGCTGTGATGGTGGGTTAAGGTGCTGGGAATCTGGAGATGATCCATGGATTGAGCATGCAAAGTGGTTTCCAAGGTAACTTGCAACATCTTTATAATAATTTGTTCACATTTGTAAATGCTTCTAATTTTGGCAGGTATGTAGTGTTTAACTTCACCGTATGACGTACTCTTTCTTTTGGATGTATTTCATGTGTATTTAAAAGCTCTGAAATGCTAAGGTGGGcttaattaaaacatttcttcgTTAAACATGGTATATAATGCTTTCCACCTCGTAATTAAAGGCCATGTGCATCCCTAAATCACTATTAGCAAGTGAGACTGCATTGTTAATGAGCATATTTGTCTAAGAGAAGCAGTCAGAAAGCAGACTGGGGAGAGCATAGGCTGTTGAGAAATGAAGTATGTGTAACTTATTTGTTCTAGTTCTGTGCCCATGCTGAATCCTCTTGAACCAGTTTGTCGGCTTGTGCAGTTTAGTTTCCTACATGTGGAAGGGCTTGTGAGGAACAAGTGGGTGTTTAATATGTCTCTAttgaaaaaataacagaaataactttttaatGTCACCCCTAATTAAATGGCAATTGCATACCTAATTTCTATCTGTGCTTGTGAAAATTGCCACCTACATTAATGGCAGAAATGACTGTACTTAATTTCAGGAAAGCTAATTATAGTTCTTCTCATAGTAGATCTCCAACTACGCTTTCATGGGCAATTTACTACCTACTGTTGGACTACATGATGTGTGTAGGGTTAAATGACAACTTTGTTTCTTACTGTGTAAAGCCTGTCAGTAAATGTACAGAGGAGATAAAACTCTGACTTAGCGAAGTGGATCTGGCTTTGATAGTGGTGTTAACTtttgttaaattattttgaatgaTTTGAGTAGGAGATAAGAATGGTAAGATGCATGTAAGATAGAAACAGTTCATCACTGCACTTTGTAGTGATGCTGACACAGTATCATTTCTCATGACATGCAGTTTTGATTACAAGTGGTAGCAGAATGTAAAGTTGctgcatttatatatataagcCTACTGGCAGCTGGACATCATGGAAAAGTTTTATCAAACTGTCACCTGACACTAGGCTGCATCAAGCTTCCCATTGAGTACTCTTTCTCTTCTGAAGGAAGAGAAACATAAGTATTTAAGTTACACTGGATTTAAACTCCTttattcttctgtattttttttcctttggcaagTTGAACGTATAATTTGATATGTCAATTTTCCAGATGTGAGTATCTGCTTCGTGTCAAAGGAAGAGAGTTTGTAAGTCAAATTCAGGCCAGATTCCCCCATCTCCTTGAACAGGTAAACTTTACTGTCCTGTAACTTTGCTTTTCCCTTGTTGAAGAGTGCTGTGTCCTTTTTCTGAGTTTGGTCCATCCTTCTGCCTCATTTCTGCATATGTTTCTCCTAGGTTTCTAACATGATAAATGCTCTTCATGATCACGTACAAGAAACCAGTGCTGAACCATGGCTACTCTTGGACTAATAGAGTTTAACTTTTACAGATTACTTGTGGAAAGTTCTATGAGGCATGAGCTCCTTTATGTTAAGAGAGGGAAATTCTGTGGCACTGAATAATGCAGATCAGTAATTATTATTTCAGAAATCAGTCATGGACAGCCTGAATTATTTCTATCTGTAATTCTTATGGCAAAAGTATGCCAAACTCCTCTTCATGGAAGTGGTCAGCACCAGCTTTATATTGATTATATAGTTGCACAAATTTGCAGACTTATGTAACTGcctgtaaaatatttaatgggTACCACTCAGGTAAAAGGCTTAGCATGGTTTGTGATGGAAGAATGTGTTAGAAAGGTACGTAGAGGGAAAAGCAGTATTTTGATACTAATGTAGTTCTTTTCTGTTCCACAGCTCTTGTCAACCTCTGAGCCGCCTGTAGATGAAAACATTGATCCCCCAAGTATGTATATTAAAGCATGTTTTTACACTTCTTCAGCATTTTGCAAACTCAATGATTGCTAAGCAAATTAGCTTTGGATAGCCAATTCTTACATTTGTTCGCTAAAAGTGAGatcttgttttttattttccttattttcatgCTAGCAGCTCATATTAAAATTTGTGGGTTTAAATGCTTGGCACTTGCTGCATTTGTGGTTTTTAGTTTCAGGGTTTCAGTTAAGCAAAGCAAGTATTGAACTTGGTGGAACAATTGCTAGAGGGTGTCATAACCATGCAGTTATGCAATTCCATCTTTAGGCACATAGCTGAGTAAATGCTCTGAGTTGAGCAGCAGAGGTTAAGGAAGAAGGTAGGACAAGCTGATAAAAGTGAAGTCTTTCTGGGCTGGATTCTAGTTATGgtagaaaaaaatccactcaCCCTCTGGGAGGAGTTTATGCTGTCCTAGTCCCTGCTGGTTGAGGACAATGAGTAGGAGTCCCATGTGTCTGGTGCTTACTGAGTGGAATGGAAAATACTGATCAAGACTTGGAATAGAGCAATTGTTGATACTATAAACAGATTTCCACCCCTCTCCCCATTCCCCCAAGACGTTTTTCAAGGCTGAAGTTAGAAATGACTAAGTATAAAAAAAACTGTTAAGACACAATGGAATTCTCAGTGGTTTCTCTGGATTATCCTCGATTTTAGCAAAGGCATGACATGGATTGATGTTTATCTTGTATTCAATCCATGACTAAGTAACTGGCTTCCatttttaaaactacttttaaaaaattctatttaaCTACTGAAACTTTTTACTGCCAGGTGTTCATGTGTGTAGGTAACGTTGATGTGTCTGACTTCTGGGTTGTATagatattttattctttatattaTATACGGTGATTTTCCTCTTTGATTAGTTATTCGTTTTGGCCCTGGAGAGAGTCATTCAGAAGATGCAGTCATGATGAACACACCTGTTATTAAAGCTGCCTTGGAGATGGGATTCAGTAGAAGGCTAATAAAGCAAACAGTGCAAAGTAAAATCTTTACAACTGGAGAAAACTACAAGACTGTTAATGATCTTGTGTCTGATCTGCTCATTGCTGAAGATGAGAAGattgaagaagagaaagaaaaacaattagaaGAAGCAGCATCAGGTACATATAAGGcataaataaaagtgaaatttgAAGTGGTTTGTAATATGTataggttttcttttgtttggatTCACTAAGTGATTTAGTTTCATTGCTATTAGGATCAGCTTCTCTAAAAGCGTTGTCAGGATATCTGTATGGAACTAGCAGTCTGGGAATTGTTTCATTCCCTTTTAGGAGAATAGTTCATACCAGGGGCCGAGGGTTCGAATCATCTCTTCTTTCCAAAGCCATTTTTCATTTGTGTGCCTTTATATTGCTGTTAATAAAATACTTGGCACACtctactaattttttttccaaatttgcCTACTCTTTAAGCTGCTTGAATCAGTAAGCCACCATATCCACCTCCTAGAAGAGGCCATAAACTGCTGCAAATTCAGATTCTGTAAGATGGCCAAAGATATGCTTTACTGTATCTGACTCGGCCCATGTACATCAGCAATTTAGTGTTTATTTGACGTGCCTTTAACATTTCCTGTAGCTTCAATACCATAGAAGTTTTGCAGCCTAAAGAAATCCTTCTGGATTTGAGCTTGTGAAGCATAATGAAACTTCTTAATTATAAACTGACTTAAGGCTGCTTCTTTGCTAGTCTTATTTCTGTCAAAAAATTATGGATGGATTCAGCATTAAATCCtaatggaaatttttttattgttgtttgtGGTAGACTTAAAAAAGTCTCCAGAGTCTGGTTGTGCTGttattctggggtttttttgtacatAATTCTGTTGGACACCTCTTAGAAGAGCTTTCTTCTATGTACAGACATGATTTTGCCTACACTGACTAAAGTTAACCTCTTGGTTGTCGATAAGTTAACATTGGTGTTATGCAGAggtgttttttctttgcagttctCTGGAGAGTGTAAGTCTCGCTAGTGTGGAGTTAGACAAGAACCCCCCAGATCATTTAACCTAGAGATGGGAGCAGGAGGTTTCCTGGGTGAAAGGGCTTTGGCTCAGAAGCTGCTTTTATGTAGTTTTCTTAAGTCTGTTCGTTATGTGAATACCACTGAAACTTACTGAGGGCTTTAATAATGATGTGTAATAAGCAAATGGTTCAAATAGAGTGTAAAGAATGTATCAATTATTGTTAAAAAGAAGTGCAACTTGGAGTAGTGTATTCCTAACAAATATCTAATCCTCCTTATGTTCCAGATGATTTATCCTTAATCCGCAAGAATCGCATGGCTTTATTCCAACGTTTAACATGTGTACTTCCAGTCCTTGGGAGTTTACTGTCAGCTAAAGTGATAACAGAACCTGAGCATGATGTTATTAAGCAGAAGACTCAGACACCATTGCAAGCAAGGGAACTGATAGATACAATTTTAGTGAAAGGAAATGAAGCAGCCAGCATATTCAGGAACTGCCTACGAGATTGTGACCCTGTGCTCTACAAAGATTTATTTGGTATGTCtggatttcttttgtttgtaaAAGATATAATTTTATAGAAGTCTAACCAGTGCTCTCATAGCaacttgaagaaaaagaaacaaacagatcCTGTTTCAATATAGATTAGTCAAAtgacaaggattttttttctcctgtttcagtgGAGAAGAACATGAAGTATGTTCCCACAGAAGATGTTTCAGGTACCTTAAATTCTACCTTCTTATCTTAAAGGGTATTGTGGAACAAATAGCTAACatagaaaaattactttgtttaaGAAGTAGGTTTTATGCTTTATCCTCTCCCTAATTCTGCTTTAGTAAAATGGACTGAAAAAGTTAACCAAAATTTGAGTGCATGTGCGTTAAATATGGTTTTGCACCATATGATATAGAGCTTTCTGGAGCTCAACAATTGAAGCACATACTGGACTTGATCCTGATACAAGCTCTCATTCAGGTATTTGGTAAAGACTGGAGAGGGGATAGTTGGTTAGCATTCCGCAACAGGGttcatctctgcttttccaTTGTGGGTTATAGGTGCCCTGACATCTAGCTGGACCCAACAGCTGGGTACATAAACACTTGTCAGACATAGGATTGAGTTTGCTCTGGTTCTTAGTCCTGTAGTGTAATCTGTTAACAGACTGCAGAAAAGTTTACAAGCCTGGATATAGCTCACTTCCAGCAGTCAGGCTatgctctgtgtttctgatATCCAAGCAAGAAAAGTACAGTGTTTGCTCAAATGTAAACACTGGTTGGCCTCCAACCCTGAGCTGTCCATCATCTCTCAGAAGTGGAAAGTACAGACTGGGTCCTTGCATACCACTTCTGAGCTCTGGAAaatgttcttattttcttaCTGCCATCTATATTTAGTGAGTACAGATGGGGAAATAAAGGGTATGGCTATActctaaatatattttgatataatatatacacatattcAGGCTGACAAAAAGTTAACTATTTTTTCCAGGTTTGCCTATGGAAGAACAATTAAGAAGATTGCAAGAGGAAAGAACATGTAAAGTTTGCATGGACAAAGAAGTTTCTATTGTTTTTATTCCATGTGGTCACTTAGTGGTATGCAAAGAATGTGCACCATCCCTTAGAAAATGCCCTATTTGCAGGGGGACAATAAAGGGCACAGTCCGTACATTTCTTTCGTAAAGAGGGAAACTTGCAAAATGTCTTTGTTCCTGTCATCTTCCAACTGCTGAAGCTTAAGCCAGCAGTGTCTTAAGAATGGAAAATTGTGGTACAGAAGGTGATTAACCAACCACCTAACACAGTTGTGTAATAGTAAAGTGTATCATCATTAGGAGCGCACTAGGCCTTCGGTGCCAAAGGCTCTTTCTGTTCATAAAACCAAGTCAATATTAGGTTTTTGTGGTGTTCCTTTCTGAATAGGGAAAGTAGATACACTAGTGTCACTTTGAATAAAAAACTTTTTGCTTGAGTTCCTAAAATGGAGCTTGGCACAACTCTTCTCATGAGTTTCCTCCATGTGGATGTGAGGAAATATATTAAGTTTGCtgttattaataattaatattaacTTCAGCTACTCCTGTTTTGGCTTTCTTCTGGacttgaggagaaaagaggcTAACTgttgcaggaacagcaggaattTTAGAAGTTTTTTCATGTCTTGATACTTGTGTAATGTATATTACTAATAGTTTGTATGAAGActgaattaaatatttctacttCTCAAAGGAGTGTTTGTTTACTCTTTTCCCATTGTTGGTTTTTCTCTGTAGACTTCCGTAACTAGAACGCTGTCTTTTCCTTACAAAATTTTGGGGTGGTTTGCCTCCAAAAGTACAATAAAACTTAATTCCATTtgtctttctttcatttttgaagTGAGCTTCTTTGCTGCTTGCTGATTCcctctttatttaaaaacagaaccccccaaacccccaacaGCATCtggtattttcttctgtcttgaTTTTTCAAAGGATAGAAATTCTAGTCCTCATCACCTTAAAGATGAGGCAGAGGGTAGCTCTACAGTCTTTGTGCTAAAGATTATTTGTAAAAgctatttttctgtgtttggaaCTTTATAGTGATTGTGCAATTAAATAGTAGGATTTTCCAGCCCGCTCTGAAGTGTTGTTTTATAAGCTAGTAGTCTAGGAACTCCTATTCTCTTACTGATTGACTCTTACTTTACCCTTTTCAACTTTGTATGCCTAGACTTGCATAGTAGATACCTATGAACACCTCTGTTTGTAGGTATTTTTGCAAGGATTTCATGTCAAACAGTGGAATAATACTGCCAGGATAACGGCATCAGATCCTGCAGTGCTGGAGTCAGTTTGTCTGGCTCTAATTTAAAGTCAGTCATCTTCAGCCCACAGTTGTCTAAGTGGACATTTAATGTCTAAGTGGACTTCTCAGTCTTCAGACCTGGATTCTTTAACTGTAGATTGGCTTGCTGTAATTCTTTGAAATGTAGACTTTTGCCCAATTTTATTACATGTACATatcttccctttatttttttattaaaagtgtAAATGTTTCAAAACTAGCATGTAATTTTAAACAGCTCTGATTAAcatacttttgtttttctggttttgaaatgtCATTAACAGTATACTTTCTGCAGATTAAGATGAATCTGCAGGGGGAGCTGGAGAGGTCAGGCTCACCTAAAGAATGTGGAATTGTTAACAGGTAAGTGTTGTTTCTGAACAAGGAAGAGGACAGGGAAAAACATGGTAGAAAAACATAGTAGCAGGCAGACTTTTTAAACAATgcatttttggtgtttttttagaATGTAGGGAGTTAGAGTTTTCAGATGTTCCAGTTAACTACATATAGATCAGATTAGAGGATATACAGggctttaaaaagaaaccctCTGTGGTTCAGGTGTTCAGTGTCATTTGTGATGCCTGAGAGTATCTCAGGGCCTGCAATATACCTCTCAGCCCTGTTTGATCAGTGTTTTGAATGTCCTGGGCAGCTTCAAACAGCACTGCCTGTCTGCATCTAGGTACCTGAATCACTTTCTGAGAAGTGGGAGAACCTGATCTAGAAACTAATGGGTAAGACTCTTTGACCTAGTTTTGTCAGGAAGGCTTATCTAGGGTATGGCTTTCTGCTACACCTCACTGTAATGACTGTGGGTTCCCTGCTCGATAATGCTGTACGTGTGAGCAGCTATGCTCTCTCCTCAGTACTATTCCAAGAAAGCTCTAATCAAGCTAGTTGTCTGTAGCACATTGCAAACAGGACCCTGGCAAAACGTTAAACCATGGAGAACAATCTGCTTAGTGTTTTATTTGGAGAGGATCAAGTGACAGAACCAGCTGACCGTGCTCACACTTTGTTCTGTGTCCACTTCCTTCTTTGAAAGCATTTTCCAGAGCTCTGACTGGGTTGAATAGCAATAAACAGCCCCCCTCCCGCAAGCACCCTCTGCAGCTGTGCTGACCAAGCAGCTCAAATTCTTGGACATCAGCATTTCAGGATTTCAGGTCCATGGCTTGTCTTGAGCTGGCAGCGTGTGTTTGCATTGCTTAGGGGATGTAGAGGATGTGAACTTTAGTATCATTGCACTTCAGTGGTCAGACTTGCTGTAAGAGGAAGATAGAAGGCAATGCTCCCAGCTCCCATAAATGAGCAGTTTCTTTGCTGGAATGAAGCTTATCATATCTGCAACGGATCTGGAGCAGTTGCAGTTTCTGATACTAGTTTCCAATACTGCAAGATACAGAGGTTTCCCAAGTGGCAGCTGTATGTTTTGTGAAGCTAGTGCCATGAAGCTTTATTGTAATTATTCAGCAGTTTCCTgaatttttgtgttctttttttgaCTGAATGCTtatctttctcttctgtttgaTTTTAAGCATTGACCAGGAGGCCCAATGCTCTTCAAACTGAAGACATCATGTAGTTCTAGTACTGCCACCAGTCATAACAAAGCTCTGCTCTTACATGCTGAAATGAATTGCCATATAGGAAATACCTAGGAACTCCATTAGcatgataaaaaagaaaaatctttatattACTGCTTTTTCTGACTGAGAGAGTTAGTGGTTGTCTAGTAGCTCCATAGTGCCATGCTCTCAGAACTTGGTTCTTTGCTATATTCCTCACAAGACATCAGAAATGAAGCACATGAAAATTATAAATAGTGTGTTCATCTGCCTTTACTTCTGCATTGCGGCAGTTGCAGTCTATGAGGCTGGGGTGTGCAGTgtcatgttttattttgcagatgGACTGAAGTTGcaaattcagttttctgaacACCCACCTTGGTTCCCAATTACCCACCGCAGTTCAGGCAGATGTATTCTGGACATAAAAAGGTATTCTCTGTTCTGTTGAACTACTTCACAGGTAATTGTTGTCACTCTTGCTCTGGAGGTCACCATTGCATTAAATCACCAGTCCTTTGGTTCTGTTCTTAGTTGAAAATGTGATCCCAACAGTTACTGATGCTCCAGCCCACCCTTCTCACTGATGGCTGCTGGCATGGGACCTTTGAAGCCTAAGAGTCTTGGGTATTGCACACATCCTGCGCAAGGAGGAGCAGCACTccaaacattttctgaaaataacatAGCAGGATCTGTGAggagaattattttcttctcttttgagAGACCAAAATATGCTGGAGCATAGCAGGAAATTGTTTGCACAATAAGCAGTGTCCTAGCAGTGTCCTTCACATTTAGTTTTGGCTTGGTGAAatttttttagggaaaagcTGGAGAACTTGCCAAAACTTTCTAAGCCCACATGTTACGGTGTGTAA
Proteins encoded in this region:
- the BIRC2 gene encoding baculoviral IAP repeat-containing protein 2, which codes for MIETTDTYNFFLRTAGIIPNCLSCTQLPPRGRLVPFFQNQSIMNIVEDSPFLASIMRHSAVCGELKYDLSCELYRMSTFSAFPVNMPVSERSLARAGFYYTGVQDKVKCFSCGLTLDNWQPGDNAMEKHKELCPGCSFVQSMLSVNNRGLSSRSAFLPSVTNSLSPSLRSISLSPSLEQVGYFSGSFSSFPQDPVTTRAAEDLSFFRHKLYNPSMSTEEARLRTFHSWPLTFLSPTDLAKAGLYYLGTADKVACFTCGGQLCNWEPKDNAVSEHRRHYPNCSFVENLTRDQPSFNVSNVSMQTHEARVKTFINWPTRIPVQPEQLADAGFYYVGRNDDVKCFCCDGGLRCWESGDDPWIEHAKWFPRCEYLLRVKGREFVSQIQARFPHLLEQLLSTSEPPVDENIDPPIIRFGPGESHSEDAVMMNTPVIKAALEMGFSRRLIKQTVQSKIFTTGENYKTVNDLVSDLLIAEDEKIEEEKEKQLEEAASDDLSLIRKNRMALFQRLTCVLPVLGSLLSAKVITEPEHDVIKQKTQTPLQARELIDTILVKGNEAASIFRNCLRDCDPVLYKDLFVEKNMKYVPTEDVSGLPMEEQLRRLQEERTCKVCMDKEVSIVFIPCGHLVVCKECAPSLRKCPICRGTIKGTVRTFLS